A genomic stretch from Acidobacteriota bacterium includes:
- a CDS encoding polysaccharide biosynthesis/export family protein gives MKNSRGPVSGPRRRAEVLFSLGLILSILPAFGIGQDAQEASLPVIDYRIGTRDLLQITIFEHAELNQTVRVSEDGSVTLVLLGKVAVSGLTAQDLEKKLVALLKEKYINDPQVTVFIQEYQRVSILGAVGRPGQYEIVGPTNLLQIISQAGGMTTEAANELYIYRDEPNGRKTRLSVNIRDLTINGKYDLNVTLQPKDVIFIPADQTLTVFVYGEVRNPGALQYKASKKITLLQAIAQAGGPTEWASRSKVTITRKNPQTGKEIKIPVNLKNIISNKLSDIILEDGDVVIIP, from the coding sequence ATGAAGAACTCGAGGGGTCCCGTATCGGGTCCGCGAAGGCGGGCCGAGGTCCTCTTCTCCCTGGGATTGATCCTCTCGATCCTGCCGGCGTTCGGGATCGGCCAGGATGCCCAGGAGGCTTCGCTGCCCGTCATCGACTACCGGATCGGCACGCGGGACCTCCTGCAGATCACTATCTTCGAGCACGCCGAGCTCAACCAGACCGTCCGGGTTTCCGAGGACGGGTCCGTGACGCTCGTCCTGCTGGGCAAAGTCGCGGTTTCGGGGCTGACGGCCCAGGACTTGGAGAAGAAGCTCGTCGCGCTGCTCAAGGAAAAGTACATAAACGACCCCCAGGTGACCGTGTTCATCCAGGAATACCAGCGGGTCTCGATCCTGGGCGCCGTCGGACGTCCCGGTCAGTACGAGATCGTCGGGCCGACGAACCTGCTCCAGATCATTTCCCAGGCGGGAGGGATGACGACCGAAGCCGCCAACGAGCTGTACATCTACCGGGACGAGCCTAACGGCCGCAAGACCCGGCTCTCCGTCAACATCAGGGACCTGACCATCAACGGGAAATACGACCTCAACGTCACCCTGCAGCCCAAGGACGTCATCTTCATCCCGGCGGACCAGACGCTGACGGTCTTCGTCTACGGCGAGGTCCGGAACCCCGGCGCCCTCCAGTACAAGGCGTCCAAGAAGATCACGCTCCTTCAGGCGATCGCCCAGGCCGGAGGCCCGACCGAGTGGGCGTCCAGGTCGAAGGTCACGATCACGCGCAAGAACCCCCAGACCGGCAAGGAGATCAAGATCCCGGTCAACCTGAAGAACATCATCAGCAACAAGCTCTCGGATATCATCCTGGAGGACGGGGACGTCGTGATCATCCCTTAG
- a CDS encoding polysaccharide biosynthesis tyrosine autokinase, with product MTDQITEGKGGLLTSLQHVLAVILKWKWTAFATALIIVAAMTAYTFLRAPVFTAVGRVWIENDPNILPFEDVLRYDAGSFLESHSKLFRSRALAAQTIETLKLYQNPHFVGERKGKKSVDPQDPFFREELVDNFISRIAVAPLLRTRIVEVQFDDSDPKFASDTLNALFDGYIAMVARQRFQATEEASKFLNSQIDAVRNDLTDSEKKLNAMGSAQDILPLTQAETPTVSRIAEFSRELTQATVERVKKNDEYLLLKAGTLENIPSSRNNPLIQRLREQYATISQEYARKLATVRPEYPDMVRMKSEMESINTALQKERENMIGAAFSDYQAALAKEQSLQQLLEKEKTQAFSAQSNSIVYNSLKAEIENKKSLLSALITRQSETDMTSRLESTKSSNVWIVDRASLPLRPTSPNKRRDLALGLAFGILGGIGLTFVIEFLNQSVKTSRDIAASTGLPTLGVIPAFDHEIATRSPRAEFRRLGDLLLSRDGSRPYSREKLWDHGRPSSRLAENILPERQDRGDGECIELIVSQSPGSIQSENFRSIRTTMLVSSPPGRIKSVLFTSALAREGKSSTVSNLGVTLAQAGKRVVIVDSDLRRPKQHKIFGIDNREGLSTLLASPAGYTGFVRPTRFSNLSIITSGPAVDNPIELLNSSKMDDLVAVLKQNFDHILMDAPPLLAVSDALALGPLVDGVILVARGGRTPINALKQAKQKLDAHRLKSLGVILNGVNIVEQDGYYARQYYKYYR from the coding sequence ATGACAGACCAGATAACGGAGGGGAAGGGCGGCCTTCTGACGTCGCTCCAGCACGTCCTGGCCGTCATCCTCAAGTGGAAGTGGACGGCCTTCGCGACGGCCCTGATCATCGTGGCCGCGATGACCGCCTATACGTTCCTGAGGGCGCCTGTCTTCACGGCGGTCGGCCGGGTCTGGATCGAGAACGACCCCAATATCCTGCCCTTCGAGGACGTTTTGCGCTATGACGCCGGCAGCTTCCTGGAAAGCCACTCCAAGCTGTTCCGGAGCCGCGCCCTGGCGGCCCAGACGATCGAGACGCTCAAGCTCTACCAGAACCCCCATTTCGTCGGGGAGCGCAAGGGCAAGAAGTCCGTGGATCCCCAGGATCCGTTCTTCCGCGAAGAACTGGTCGATAATTTCATCAGCCGGATCGCGGTCGCCCCCCTCTTGAGGACCCGGATCGTCGAGGTCCAATTCGACGACAGCGACCCGAAATTCGCGTCCGACACCCTGAACGCCCTGTTCGACGGCTATATCGCCATGGTCGCCCGCCAGAGGTTCCAGGCCACGGAGGAAGCCTCAAAGTTCCTGAACTCCCAGATCGACGCCGTCCGGAACGACCTCACGGACAGCGAGAAGAAGCTCAATGCCATGGGCTCGGCGCAGGACATCCTCCCCCTCACCCAGGCGGAGACCCCGACGGTCAGCCGGATCGCGGAGTTCAGCCGCGAGCTGACCCAGGCCACGGTCGAGCGGGTGAAGAAGAACGACGAATACCTCCTGCTCAAGGCCGGGACGCTGGAGAACATCCCCTCGTCCCGGAACAACCCGCTCATCCAGAGGCTGCGGGAGCAGTACGCGACGATCAGCCAGGAGTATGCGCGCAAGCTGGCCACGGTCCGGCCGGAATACCCCGACATGGTGCGGATGAAGTCCGAGATGGAGTCCATCAACACGGCCCTGCAAAAGGAGAGGGAGAACATGATCGGGGCGGCCTTCTCCGACTATCAGGCCGCCCTGGCGAAGGAACAGTCACTGCAGCAGCTGCTCGAAAAGGAGAAGACCCAGGCTTTCAGCGCCCAGAGCAACTCCATCGTCTATAACAGCCTCAAGGCCGAGATCGAGAACAAGAAGAGCCTGCTGAGCGCGCTCATCACCCGGCAGAGCGAAACCGACATGACCTCGCGGCTCGAATCGACGAAGTCGAGCAACGTCTGGATCGTGGACCGGGCCTCGCTGCCCCTCCGGCCGACGTCGCCGAACAAGCGGCGGGACCTGGCCCTCGGCCTCGCTTTCGGGATCCTGGGCGGGATCGGGCTGACCTTCGTCATCGAGTTCCTGAACCAATCAGTCAAGACATCGCGTGACATCGCCGCCAGCACTGGCCTCCCGACGCTCGGCGTCATCCCGGCGTTCGATCACGAGATCGCGACCCGGTCGCCCCGGGCCGAGTTCCGGCGGCTGGGGGACCTGCTCCTGAGCCGGGACGGCTCGAGGCCGTACTCCCGGGAGAAGCTGTGGGATCACGGGCGGCCGTCGAGCCGCCTGGCCGAGAACATCCTGCCGGAACGGCAGGACCGCGGGGACGGCGAATGCATCGAGCTGATCGTTTCCCAGAGTCCGGGCTCGATCCAGTCCGAGAACTTCCGGTCTATCCGGACGACCATGCTCGTCTCCTCGCCGCCCGGCCGGATCAAGTCGGTCCTGTTCACCAGCGCCCTGGCGCGGGAGGGGAAGTCCTCGACGGTCTCCAATCTGGGGGTGACCCTGGCCCAGGCCGGCAAGAGGGTCGTCATCGTCGACTCCGACCTGCGCCGGCCGAAGCAGCACAAGATCTTCGGGATCGATAACCGGGAGGGCCTTTCGACGCTCCTGGCGTCGCCCGCGGGCTATACGGGTTTCGTCCGTCCGACGCGCTTCTCGAACCTGAGCATCATCACCAGCGGTCCCGCGGTCGACAACCCGATCGAGCTCCTGAACTCCAGCAAGATGGACGACCTCGTGGCCGTCCTCAAGCAGAACTTCGATCATATCCTCATGGACGCCCCGCCGCTGCTGGCGGTGTCCGACGCCCTGGCCCTCGGCCCTCTCGTCGACGGCGTCATCCTGGTCGCCCGGGGCGGCCGGACCCCCATCAACGCCCTGAAGCAGGCGAAGCAGAAGCTCGATGCCCACCGGCTCAAGAGCCTCGGCGTCATCCTGAACGGCGTCAACATCGTCGAGCAGGACGGTTATTACGCCAGGCAGTACTATAAATATTACCGCTGA
- a CDS encoding acyltransferase: MEFCRVSPDVKLGKDVKIFAFVNLYGCAIGDNTKVGTFVEIQKNAFIGKNCKISSHTFICEGVTVEDDVFIGHNVTFINDMYPRSTVEGGELQTEADWKVVPTFIRKGASIGSSATILAGVTVGEGAIVGAGAVVTKDVAPWTIVAGNPARPLRTIEKK, from the coding sequence ATGGAATTCTGCCGGGTATCGCCCGACGTCAAGCTGGGGAAGGACGTCAAGATCTTCGCCTTCGTCAACCTCTACGGCTGCGCCATCGGCGACAACACCAAGGTCGGCACGTTCGTCGAGATCCAGAAGAACGCCTTCATCGGGAAGAACTGCAAGATCTCCTCGCACACGTTCATCTGCGAGGGCGTGACCGTCGAGGACGATGTCTTCATCGGGCACAACGTGACCTTCATCAACGACATGTATCCGCGCTCGACGGTCGAGGGCGGCGAGCTCCAGACGGAGGCCGACTGGAAGGTCGTGCCGACCTTCATACGCAAGGGCGCCTCCATCGGCTCGAGCGCCACGATCCTGGCCGGCGTGACGGTCGGCGAGGGGGCCATCGTCGGGGCGGGCGCGGTCGTCACCAAGGACGTCGCCCCCTGGACGATCGTGGCCGGCAACCCGGCCAGGCCCTTGCGCACGATCGAAAAAAAATAG
- a CDS encoding Gfo/Idh/MocA family oxidoreductase yields the protein MLNIGVIGYGYWGPNVARNFHGLAGANLVAVSDVADKRLALARSNFPSIQVIKDPLELIRSTGIDAVAIVTPVFAHYEMAKAALLAGKHVFVEKPFTTTSAQARELIDLAAGKNLRIMVDHTFLFTGAVRKIKQVIESGELGKLLFYDSVRVNLGLFQHDVNVIWDLAPHDLSIMAHVIDKKPEAISAHGSIHFPHGLEDMAYVAIEFEGNGFIAHFHVNWLSPVKIRQTLISGDKRMLVWDDLSADEKVKIYDRGVDVRSANGAKDGIHELLVSYRSGDVHIPRLEATEALKAEAQYFVKCVEQSAEPFNNGQAGLQVVRLLEAADKSLKAGGKRVEL from the coding sequence ATGCTTAATATCGGCGTCATCGGGTACGGCTATTGGGGGCCCAACGTGGCCCGCAACTTCCACGGCCTGGCCGGCGCCAATCTCGTCGCGGTCAGCGACGTCGCGGACAAGCGCCTGGCCCTGGCCCGGAGCAATTTTCCCTCCATCCAGGTGATCAAGGACCCCCTGGAGCTCATCCGGTCGACCGGGATCGACGCCGTAGCGATCGTCACGCCGGTTTTCGCCCATTACGAGATGGCCAAGGCGGCCCTCCTCGCCGGGAAGCACGTCTTCGTCGAGAAGCCGTTCACGACGACGAGCGCCCAGGCCCGCGAGCTGATCGATCTCGCGGCCGGCAAGAACCTCCGGATCATGGTCGACCACACCTTCCTCTTCACGGGGGCCGTGCGGAAGATCAAGCAGGTCATCGAGTCCGGCGAGCTGGGCAAGCTCCTGTTCTACGACTCGGTCCGGGTCAACCTGGGGCTCTTCCAGCACGACGTCAACGTCATCTGGGACCTGGCACCCCACGACCTGTCCATCATGGCCCACGTCATCGACAAGAAGCCGGAGGCCATCTCGGCCCACGGCTCCATCCACTTCCCGCACGGCCTCGAGGACATGGCCTACGTCGCCATCGAGTTCGAGGGCAACGGCTTCATCGCCCATTTCCACGTCAACTGGCTCAGCCCGGTCAAGATCCGCCAGACCCTGATCAGCGGGGACAAGAGGATGCTCGTCTGGGACGACCTGAGCGCCGACGAGAAGGTCAAGATCTATGATCGGGGCGTCGATGTCCGGAGCGCCAACGGCGCCAAGGACGGCATCCACGAGCTTCTCGTGAGCTACCGGTCGGGCGACGTCCACATCCCCCGGCTCGAGGCGACCGAGGCCCTCAAGGCCGAGGCCCAGTATTTCGTCAAATGCGTCGAGCAGAGCGCCGAGCCGTTCAACAACGGCCAGGCCGGGCTCCAGGTCGTCCGCCTCCTGGAAGCCGCGGACAAGTCCCTCAAGGCCGGCGGAAAGCGCGTCGAGCTGTAA
- a CDS encoding DegT/DnrJ/EryC1/StrS family aminotransferase produces the protein MNVPFVDLKAQYQSIKSEIDPAIQNVLNETAFVGGKYVDGFEKAFAEKFGVKNCVSCANGTDAIYITLKALGIGPGDEVITAANSFIATSETITQAGAKPVFVDIDEYFHIDPAKIEAKITPRTKAVIPVNLFGQAADLDAVKAICEKHGVRVIEDCAQSHFSTYKGRKTGTVGAVGTFSFYPGKNLGAYGDGGAIISNDEEFARRARMFACHGSLQKYIHEIEGINSRLDSLQAVVLKIKLGHIDDWNGARNSHALKYNELLAGVEQVKAPKLRPDTFHIFHLYVIRAERRDDLAAFLKTRGVATGIHYPYALPLMPAYRYLGHTPADFPVAYACQEQILSLPMYPELTDEMIAHVAESIKEFYHA, from the coding sequence ATGAACGTTCCGTTCGTCGATCTTAAAGCCCAATACCAGTCCATCAAGTCCGAGATCGATCCCGCCATCCAGAACGTCCTCAACGAGACCGCCTTCGTCGGAGGCAAGTACGTCGACGGCTTCGAGAAGGCCTTCGCCGAGAAGTTCGGGGTCAAGAACTGCGTCAGCTGCGCCAACGGCACGGACGCCATCTACATCACCCTCAAAGCCCTGGGCATCGGCCCCGGGGACGAGGTGATCACCGCCGCCAACAGCTTTATCGCCACGTCCGAGACCATCACCCAGGCGGGCGCCAAGCCCGTCTTCGTCGACATCGACGAGTATTTCCACATCGATCCCGCCAAGATCGAGGCCAAGATCACCCCCAGGACCAAGGCCGTCATCCCCGTCAACCTCTTCGGCCAGGCGGCGGACCTGGACGCGGTCAAGGCCATCTGCGAAAAGCATGGGGTCCGCGTCATCGAAGATTGCGCCCAGTCGCACTTCTCGACCTACAAGGGCCGCAAGACCGGGACGGTCGGCGCCGTCGGGACGTTCAGCTTCTACCCGGGCAAGAACCTCGGCGCGTATGGGGACGGCGGCGCGATCATCTCGAACGACGAGGAGTTCGCCCGCCGGGCCAGGATGTTCGCCTGCCACGGCTCGCTCCAAAAGTACATCCACGAGATCGAGGGCATCAACAGCCGGCTCGACTCCCTCCAGGCCGTCGTCCTGAAGATCAAGCTCGGCCACATCGACGACTGGAACGGGGCCCGGAACAGCCATGCTTTGAAGTATAACGAGCTTCTCGCCGGGGTAGAGCAGGTCAAGGCTCCCAAGCTCCGCCCCGACACCTTCCACATCTTCCATCTCTACGTCATCCGGGCCGAGCGCCGGGACGACCTGGCCGCCTTCCTAAAGACCAGGGGCGTCGCCACGGGCATCCACTACCCCTACGCCCTGCCCTTGATGCCCGCCTACAGGTACCTCGGCCACACCCCGGCGGACTTCCCCGTCGCCTACGCCTGCCAGGAACAGATCCTGTCGCTGCCCATGTACCCCGAGCTGACGGACGAGATGATCGCCCACGTCGCGGAATCGATCAAGGAGTTCTACCATGCTTAA
- a CDS encoding glycosyltransferase family 2 protein produces the protein MRYVLITPARNEEAFLEGTILSVTRQTVRPERWVIVSDGSTDRTDEIIKAYAAAHDWIRYLRRPEHADRQFAAKAQAFAAGQALVGDAPYEVIGNLDADLTFAPDAMAFLMDRFAADPELGVAGVPFVEETAAPYDYRFTNIEHVSGACQLFRRECFEAIGGYKPIKGGGIDWLAVTTARMRGWRTRTFTERTVLHHRKIGTGTQKALGALYRQGNKDYYLGNHPLWEAFRAVYQMKFKPFGVGGMTILAGYLAALVTRMERPAPPEVVRFCRREQMRRLGSAFGLRRTPR, from the coding sequence ATGCGCTACGTCTTGATCACGCCCGCCCGAAACGAAGAGGCTTTCCTGGAGGGGACCATCCTCTCGGTCACGAGACAGACCGTCCGTCCGGAACGCTGGGTGATCGTCAGCGACGGCTCGACGGACCGGACCGACGAGATCATCAAGGCCTACGCGGCAGCCCACGATTGGATCCGCTACCTTAGACGGCCGGAGCACGCCGACCGCCAGTTCGCGGCCAAGGCCCAGGCCTTCGCCGCGGGCCAGGCCCTGGTCGGGGACGCGCCCTATGAGGTCATCGGGAATCTCGACGCCGATCTCACCTTCGCGCCCGACGCCATGGCCTTCCTCATGGACCGGTTCGCCGCCGACCCGGAACTCGGCGTGGCCGGCGTCCCGTTCGTCGAGGAAACCGCAGCGCCGTACGATTACCGGTTCACGAACATCGAGCACGTATCCGGGGCCTGCCAGCTGTTCCGGCGGGAGTGCTTCGAGGCTATCGGGGGATACAAGCCCATCAAGGGCGGGGGCATCGACTGGCTGGCCGTCACCACGGCCCGGATGAGGGGCTGGAGGACGCGGACCTTCACCGAAAGGACCGTCCTCCATCACCGCAAGATCGGGACCGGGACGCAGAAGGCGCTCGGGGCCCTCTACCGCCAGGGGAACAAGGATTATTATCTTGGCAATCATCCGCTTTGGGAGGCCTTCCGGGCTGTCTATCAGATGAAGTTCAAGCCCTTCGGCGTCGGCGGCATGACCATCCTGGCGGGCTATCTGGCCGCGCTTGTCACCCGCATGGAGAGGCCGGCGCCTCCTGAGGTCGTCAGATTCTGCCGCCGGGAGCAGATGCGGAGGCTGGGCTCGGCCTTCGGTCTCCGAAGGACCCCCCGATGA
- a CDS encoding O-antigen ligase family protein, protein MAQIALLVTIAFIVYALRRDAREHGRSDPASWISFLWIALGASRSINYWVYPSQAVAFNQRLAWEQQSIDLIQNNPLERNLMIALIGLGLIALIRRHGRFRLTFEDNGWLFAFYAFALVSISWSDYQGVALKRWIRFVGDIVAILLILTDVDPEKMTDQIIRRVAIILLPLSVLFIRYYGQLGRIYTTYGTQMWVGVTGHKNQLGMLCAYTGVALVWRSLKKWPKVDPLDIVLLALTGYLLVGAKSQTSIIVFLLGVGLLVVQSRIKGDVRKFNRGVVTALIAVFVVQSLAVTVLNKSLAPAFFASAGRDSSFTGRVPLWQELVKMGARSPFVGSGFASFWLDTNRVMEVWRRVDWTPTTAHNGYLDTFLDLGIVGLLGLLLLIIQTYKNIMRTSREKPDFGKLKIVFFAMVIFHNFTETSLGKPNSLLWLLFLLSSIMVWPGATARPSPAPWEEPAKNLDLGAPLRPPL, encoded by the coding sequence TTGGCCCAGATCGCCCTTCTCGTGACCATCGCGTTCATCGTCTACGCCCTGAGGCGCGATGCCCGCGAACATGGCCGGTCGGACCCGGCCTCCTGGATCTCCTTTCTCTGGATCGCCCTGGGCGCCTCGAGATCAATCAATTACTGGGTCTATCCCAGCCAGGCCGTGGCCTTCAATCAGAGGCTCGCCTGGGAGCAGCAAAGCATCGACCTGATCCAGAACAATCCGCTCGAACGGAACCTGATGATCGCCCTCATCGGTCTCGGCCTGATCGCCCTGATCCGCCGGCACGGCCGCTTCCGTCTCACCTTCGAGGACAACGGCTGGCTCTTCGCCTTCTATGCGTTCGCGCTCGTCAGCATCTCCTGGTCGGACTACCAGGGCGTGGCCCTCAAGCGCTGGATCCGCTTCGTCGGGGACATCGTCGCCATCCTCCTGATCCTGACGGACGTCGACCCGGAAAAGATGACCGACCAGATCATCCGGCGGGTCGCGATCATCCTGCTTCCCCTGTCGGTCCTTTTCATCCGGTACTACGGCCAGCTAGGCCGGATCTACACGACCTACGGCACCCAGATGTGGGTGGGGGTCACCGGCCACAAGAACCAGCTGGGGATGCTCTGCGCCTATACTGGAGTGGCCCTGGTCTGGCGAAGCCTCAAGAAATGGCCCAAGGTCGACCCCCTGGATATTGTGCTTCTCGCCCTGACCGGCTATCTGCTGGTCGGGGCCAAGAGCCAGACGTCGATCATCGTCTTCCTTCTGGGCGTCGGCCTGCTGGTCGTCCAGTCCCGGATCAAGGGCGATGTCCGGAAGTTCAATCGCGGCGTCGTCACGGCCCTGATCGCCGTCTTCGTCGTCCAGTCCCTGGCGGTCACCGTCCTCAACAAGTCCCTGGCGCCGGCCTTCTTCGCGTCGGCCGGACGGGACTCCAGCTTCACGGGGCGCGTCCCCCTATGGCAGGAACTCGTCAAGATGGGCGCGCGGTCCCCCTTCGTCGGCTCCGGTTTCGCCTCGTTCTGGCTCGACACCAACCGGGTCATGGAAGTCTGGCGAAGGGTCGACTGGACCCCGACGACCGCCCACAACGGCTATCTCGACACCTTCCTGGATCTGGGGATCGTCGGCCTACTCGGCCTGCTCTTGCTGATCATCCAGACGTACAAGAACATCATGCGGACGTCCCGGGAAAAGCCGGATTTCGGAAAGCTCAAGATCGTCTTCTTCGCGATGGTCATCTTCCATAATTTCACCGAGACGAGCTTGGGAAAGCCCAATTCGCTGCTTTGGCTCCTGTTCCTCCTGAGTTCCATCATGGTCTGGCCCGGCGCGACGGCCCGGCCGAGCCCGGCGCCATGGGAAGAGCCCGCCAAGAACCTGGATCTTGGAGCGCCCTTGCGACCTCCCCTTTAG
- a CDS encoding sugar transferase: MFKEREKALRRFLIFADACVIAVAYLIASLFTHLLGEAHAPLWKYWLALTFAVPYWCLTLYANGMYQSMRTRTYLEVLWAVIKAATVTFLLMGTFIFLFKLTFMSRLFFLLFMGFSFLLIGLEKSIIFMSSHYVRRQGLNTLRLLIVGTGKRAIAFIKKVDQHPEWGFELLGAIDDEPGRGIQKVGRLDVIGTLEDIPRTFHRDAVDGVVFVVPRSRLNALQGAIDDCETEGVVVTIAVDLFDTKLARSSVAELDGLPLLHFKTTLAKEWELLLKRIFDFITSGFGIVILSPILLASAIMIKATSKGPIFFKQSRLGLSGRKFTLYKFRTMRTGAERELNGVSDLNDMSSPEFRRKKLSWITPVGRILRKFSIDELPQLINVFIGDMSIVGPRPTVPDEVEKFKDWQRRRHSMKPGITCLWQVNGRNNLSFEDWMRLDLEYLDNWSLWLDIKILLKTVPVVIFGIGAY; encoded by the coding sequence ATGTTCAAGGAAAGGGAGAAGGCTCTACGCAGATTCCTGATCTTCGCCGACGCCTGCGTGATCGCCGTCGCCTATCTCATCGCCTCGCTTTTCACCCATCTCCTGGGCGAGGCTCACGCCCCCCTCTGGAAATATTGGCTCGCCCTCACGTTCGCTGTCCCCTACTGGTGCCTGACACTTTACGCCAACGGCATGTACCAGTCGATGAGGACCCGAACCTACCTGGAGGTCCTCTGGGCGGTGATCAAGGCGGCCACGGTGACCTTCCTGCTCATGGGGACCTTCATCTTCCTGTTCAAGCTGACGTTCATGAGCCGGCTCTTCTTCCTCCTCTTCATGGGCTTCAGCTTCCTCCTTATCGGGCTCGAGAAGTCCATCATCTTCATGAGCTCCCATTACGTCCGCCGCCAGGGCCTCAACACGCTCCGCCTCCTCATCGTGGGTACGGGGAAGCGGGCGATCGCCTTCATCAAGAAGGTCGACCAGCATCCCGAATGGGGCTTCGAACTGCTCGGCGCGATCGACGACGAGCCCGGCCGCGGCATCCAGAAGGTCGGGCGGCTCGATGTCATAGGGACTCTCGAGGATATCCCCCGGACCTTCCATCGGGACGCGGTCGACGGGGTCGTCTTCGTCGTCCCCCGGTCGCGCCTGAACGCCCTGCAGGGCGCGATCGACGACTGCGAGACGGAGGGGGTCGTGGTGACGATCGCCGTTGACCTCTTCGACACGAAGCTGGCCCGGTCCTCGGTCGCCGAGCTCGACGGCCTGCCCCTCCTCCACTTCAAGACGACCCTGGCCAAGGAATGGGAGCTCCTGCTCAAGCGGATCTTCGATTTCATCACTTCGGGGTTCGGGATCGTCATCCTCTCACCGATCCTCTTAGCCAGCGCCATCATGATCAAGGCGACCTCGAAGGGGCCCATTTTCTTCAAGCAGTCGCGGCTGGGCCTCTCGGGCCGCAAGTTCACTCTCTACAAGTTCCGGACGATGAGGACCGGGGCCGAGCGGGAGCTCAACGGCGTCTCCGATCTCAACGACATGTCCAGCCCCGAGTTCCGGAGGAAGAAGCTGAGCTGGATCACGCCGGTCGGGCGCATCCTGAGGAAGTTCAGCATCGATGAACTGCCCCAGCTCATCAACGTCTTCATCGGGGACATGAGCATCGTCGGCCCGCGCCCGACCGTCCCCGACGAAGTGGAGAAATTCAAGGACTGGCAGCGACGCCGGCACTCGATGAAGCCCGGCATCACCTGCCTGTGGCAGGTCAACGGCCGCAACAACCTCTCGTTCGAGGATTGGATGAGGCTCGACCTCGAGTATCTGGACAACTGGTCGCTCTGGCTGGATATCAAGATCCTGCTGAAGACGGTCCCCGTCGTCATTTTCGGGATCGGCGCCTATTGA
- a CDS encoding outer membrane beta-barrel protein, whose product MRARPTLRKIALAALALALCRPQEARGWGNTWIGIDLEEAYNALRWRSGLLRGGGVLTLGNAGYSSDIFYGSTPEPTPDYTATAGASVRGMLPLSRKLIAEASATPEYLFFLRTRGERAFNGIASGSLHLVLDRLYFLAGGEYRNMRERLGPELDVNIRRQEAALTGLALWQVSKQTSLALQYRRAAYNYGETGETGIRERLNRIEDYINVRAYLRQIAKVRYYLDGEYGDFSFTQDPTHFRDARSYGAYACVDINPEAATNPLNRQITGAIRLGYGKFDLRDPAQMDFAGLAGSARLTIPLMRHTSANGFFERGAEFSVFAGMSYFLQTSFGGGVTRALTRRITLSYDFAMSRLSYPESGSSEEPSSQLRSAYRVHSIRLGTQLKRNLFFNLLASFSTRSSSVLIRPGGRNFFGFGLSYGVSPGATTAIVDPTAR is encoded by the coding sequence ATGAGAGCGAGACCGACCCTCCGAAAGATCGCCCTGGCCGCCCTCGCGCTGGCCTTGTGCCGGCCGCAGGAGGCCCGGGGCTGGGGCAACACCTGGATCGGCATCGATCTCGAAGAGGCCTATAACGCCCTGCGCTGGCGATCGGGCCTGTTGCGGGGCGGAGGGGTCTTGACCCTGGGGAACGCCGGCTACTCCTCCGACATCTTCTATGGTTCGACCCCCGAGCCGACCCCGGATTATACGGCCACGGCAGGCGCCAGCGTCCGGGGCATGCTGCCCTTAAGCCGGAAGCTCATCGCCGAGGCCTCGGCCACCCCCGAGTATCTCTTCTTCCTGCGCACCAGGGGGGAGCGGGCCTTCAACGGGATCGCCAGCGGCAGCCTGCACCTGGTCCTCGATCGGCTTTACTTTCTGGCCGGAGGCGAATACCGGAACATGCGGGAGCGCCTGGGGCCGGAATTGGACGTCAACATCCGGCGGCAGGAGGCGGCGCTGACGGGGCTGGCCCTCTGGCAGGTCTCCAAGCAGACATCCTTGGCCCTTCAATACCGGAGGGCGGCCTATAATTACGGCGAAACGGGCGAGACGGGCATCCGGGAGAGGCTGAATCGGATCGAGGATTACATCAACGTCCGGGCCTACCTGAGGCAGATCGCCAAGGTCAGGTACTACCTGGACGGGGAATACGGGGATTTCTCGTTCACGCAGGACCCCACGCACTTCCGCGACGCCCGGAGCTACGGGGCCTATGCGTGCGTCGACATCAACCCCGAGGCGGCCACCAATCCGCTGAACCGGCAGATCACGGGGGCGATCCGGCTCGGGTACGGCAAGTTCGATCTGCGCGATCCCGCGCAGATGGACTTTGCCGGGCTGGCCGGCAGCGCAAGGCTGACCATCCCCCTGATGCGGCACACGTCGGCGAACGGGTTCTTCGAGCGGGGGGCCGAGTTCTCGGTCTTCGCGGGGATGTCCTATTTTCTCCAGACGAGCTTCGGGGGAGGGGTGACGAGGGCCCTGACCCGGCGCATCACCTTGTCCTACGATTTCGCCATGAGCCGCCTGTCCTACCCCGAGAGCGGCTCCTCGGAGGAGCCGTCCTCCCAGCTCCGGAGCGCTTATCGGGTCCATTCCATCCGTCTCGGCACCCAGTTGAAGCGCAACCTCTTCTTCAACCTTCTCGCGAGCTTTTCCACGAGGAGCTCGAGCGTCCTGATCCGGCCGGGCGGGCGGAACTTCTTCGGTTTCGGCCTGAGCTACGGCGTTTCGCCGGGGGCGACGACGGCGATCGTCGATCCCACCGCCCGCTGA